The window GTTATTCGCCACCTTCTTTTTTCTTCTTTTGGCTCTTCGGCGCCCAGATTGCCAGCATTCGCTTGCCTTCCATCTTGGGCATTCCTTCCAAGACGCCAAACTCTGCCAAACGTTCAGCGAACTTCAACAGCAACAGTTCTCCCCTATCCTTGAACTGGATTGCACGACCCCTGAATTGTACATAGGCCTTAACCTTGTTGCCTTCCTTCAGGAAAGCCTCTGCGTGCTTGGCCTTGAAGTTAAAGTCATGGTCATCCGTATTGGGCGTGAAGCGTATCTCTTTCACTTCGGAGGCTTTGGCCTTGGCCTTCATCTCCTTATCCTTCTTCTTCTTCTCGTATAAGAACTTATTGTAATCAATGATCTTACAAACCGGGGGGTCTGCATTAGGAGAGATCTCTACCAGGTCAAGCCCCTGGTCCTGTGCCATGCGCTGGGCTTCCTGGATCGAATAGATCCCCACTTCTACATTATCACCTACCAAACGAACCTGGGGTACCCTGATCATCTGGTTGGTCCTGTGTTCCTGTTGTTGTTCTTTCTTGAACCTTGGATTGAAAGCCCCTCTGGGCGGTCTGGGTGGAAATGCCATTTAGAAATTTTAGTTATACAAATTTACAACCCGAAAATATTAAATTTTTTATTCACCGCTGCTACGATCTGCGATCTCTTTCGTGATCTGGGCAACAAAATCGGTCACGGCCACTACCCCGGCATCGCCCTTACCCTGGCGACGAACGGCTACCTTGCCCTCATTCATTTCCTTTTCACCCACCACCAGCATGTAGGGAACGCGTTGCAATTCAGTATCACGGATCTTCTTGCCGATCTTCTCATTGCGATCGTCCACTTCTACCCTAACCCCGGCAGCCTTCAACTGCTTTTTCACCTCGTTGGCGTAGTCCATGAACTTATCACTGATGGGCAATACTTTTACCTGCTTGGGAGCCAGCCAGGTCGGGAATTTGCCCGCATAATGCTCCAGCAGGAAACCGATGAAACGCTCATGGGTACCCAATGGGGCGCGGTGGA is drawn from Flavihumibacter rivuli and contains these coding sequences:
- the infC gene encoding translation initiation factor IF-3; the encoded protein is MAFPPRPPRGAFNPRFKKEQQQEHRTNQMIRVPQVRLVGDNVEVGIYSIQEAQRMAQDQGLDLVEISPNADPPVCKIIDYNKFLYEKKKKDKEMKAKAKASEVKEIRFTPNTDDHDFNFKAKHAEAFLKEGNKVKAYVQFRGRAIQFKDRGELLLLKFAERLAEFGVLEGMPKMEGKRMLAIWAPKSQKKKKEGGE